The Pseudomonas iranensis genome includes a window with the following:
- a CDS encoding DUF2937 family protein, protein MLLSYLRLVLFAAGLLIGVQVPGFINDYAQRVEAHLIEAQTGLRGFQGTADQFFKGDMQALVAHYRASEDPIFRSDADSLNTLLTRQVALDKQFQAMQGPWYVRFLQVVLAADPDIRKETWNGYSYQILLTPEAMIWGMSGALLLSFGIECLFRLIDWVVLGGRRLRQSRPIEDRDVRGL, encoded by the coding sequence ATGTTGCTCAGTTATCTACGGCTGGTGTTGTTTGCGGCGGGTCTGTTGATCGGTGTCCAGGTGCCGGGGTTCATCAACGATTACGCCCAGCGTGTCGAAGCGCATCTGATCGAAGCGCAGACCGGCCTGCGTGGCTTTCAGGGTACGGCTGATCAGTTTTTCAAAGGCGACATGCAGGCGCTGGTCGCGCATTACCGGGCCAGCGAAGACCCGATTTTTCGCAGCGATGCCGACAGCCTGAACACCTTGCTCACCCGCCAGGTCGCGCTGGACAAGCAATTCCAGGCGATGCAAGGGCCGTGGTATGTGCGCTTCCTGCAAGTGGTCCTGGCCGCCGATCCGGATATTCGCAAGGAAACCTGGAACGGTTACAGCTATCAGATCCTGCTGACGCCCGAGGCGATGATCTGGGGCATGAGCGGCGCATTGCTGCTGTCGTTCGGCATCGAATGCCTGTTCCGCCTGATCGACTGGGTCGTTCTCGGCGGCCGCCGCCTGCGCCAGAGCCGACCGATCGAAGATCGCGACGTGCGCGGTTTGTAA
- a CDS encoding class II glutamine amidotransferase produces the protein MCELLGMSANVPTDIVFSFTGLMQRGGRTGPHRDGWGIAFYEGRGLRLFQDPAASSESEVANLVQRYPIKSEVVIGHIRQANVGKVCLSNTHPFVRELWGRNWCFAHNGQLADFTAIKSFYRPVGDTDSEAAFCDLLNRVRAAFPEPVDIEVLLPDLVAACAEYRSKGVFNCLLSDGDWLFCYCSTKLAQITRRAPFGPARLKDVDVIVDFQAETTPNDVVTVIATEPLTENETWTRYEPGQWSLWRRGECVSQGKTE, from the coding sequence ATGTGTGAATTACTGGGCATGAGTGCCAACGTGCCGACCGACATCGTGTTCAGCTTCACCGGCCTGATGCAGCGCGGCGGCCGCACCGGCCCGCACCGCGACGGCTGGGGCATCGCCTTCTACGAGGGGCGCGGCTTGCGTCTGTTTCAGGACCCGGCGGCGAGCAGCGAGTCGGAAGTGGCCAACCTGGTGCAGCGCTATCCGATCAAGAGCGAAGTGGTCATCGGCCACATCCGCCAGGCCAACGTCGGCAAGGTCTGCCTGTCCAACACCCACCCGTTCGTCCGCGAATTGTGGGGGCGCAACTGGTGCTTCGCGCACAACGGCCAGCTCGCCGATTTCACTGCGATCAAGAGTTTCTACCGCCCGGTCGGCGATACCGACAGCGAAGCGGCATTCTGCGACCTGCTCAACCGGGTACGCGCAGCCTTCCCCGAGCCGGTCGATATCGAAGTGCTGCTGCCGGATCTGGTCGCCGCGTGCGCTGAATATCGCAGTAAGGGCGTGTTCAATTGCCTGCTCAGCGACGGCGACTGGCTGTTCTGTTACTGCTCGACCAAACTGGCTCAGATCACCCGCCGCGCACCGTTCGGCCCGGCGCGGCTCAAGGATGTCGATGTGATTGTCGACTTCCAGGCCGAAACCACGCCCAACGATGTGGTCACGGTGATTGCCACCGAGCCTCTGACCGAAAACGAAACCTGGACCCGCTACGAACCGGGCCAATGGAGCCTGTGGCGACGCGGCGAATGCGTCAGCCAGGGCAAGACCGAATAA
- a CDS encoding spermidine synthase: MKRFVLLDTTPIPENGGALCLFEYGEDFVIKIQGGDGGQLMNTRMHGSEDALAEIPCRKVAGRPNSRVLIGGLGMGFTLASALKHLGKSAEVVVAELVPGVVEWNRGPLGEKSGRPLLDPRTVIRMEDVAKVLQSEPNGFDAIMLDVDNGPEGLTQKANSWLYSAAGLNACAKALRPKGVLAVWSASADRQFSDKLKKAGFKAEEVQVFAHGNKGTRHTIWIAEKLKG; encoded by the coding sequence ATGAAACGTTTCGTTCTGCTCGACACCACCCCGATCCCTGAAAACGGCGGTGCCTTGTGCCTGTTCGAGTATGGCGAGGACTTCGTCATCAAGATCCAGGGCGGCGACGGCGGGCAGTTGATGAACACGCGCATGCACGGTTCCGAGGACGCACTGGCCGAGATCCCCTGCCGCAAGGTCGCCGGCCGGCCGAATTCGCGGGTGTTGATTGGCGGCCTGGGCATGGGTTTCACCCTCGCCTCGGCACTCAAGCACTTGGGCAAATCCGCCGAAGTGGTGGTCGCTGAGCTGGTGCCCGGCGTAGTCGAGTGGAATCGCGGCCCGCTCGGGGAGAAGTCCGGTCGGCCATTGCTCGATCCGCGCACGGTGATCCGCATGGAAGACGTGGCCAAGGTGCTGCAAAGCGAGCCGAACGGTTTCGACGCGATCATGCTCGACGTCGACAACGGCCCCGAAGGCCTGACTCAGAAGGCCAACAGCTGGCTGTACTCCGCCGCTGGTCTGAATGCCTGCGCCAAGGCCCTGCGCCCCAAAGGCGTGCTCGCGGTGTGGTCGGCCAGCGCCGACCGGCAGTTTTCCGACAAATTGAAGAAGGCCGGCTTCAAGGCCGAAGAAGTCCAGGTCTTCGCCCACGGCAACAAGGGCACCCGCCACACGATCTGGATTGCCGAGAAGCTCAAGGGCTGA
- a CDS encoding S9 family peptidase, whose product MPESANVMTAPIAHRAPGADPYAWLQERDTEAVLDYLKAENAYQEAQTADQAELRESLFNEIKGRILETDLSLPSPWGPYLYYTRTTAGDEYARHYRCPRSADDSLTLDESREQLLLDPNALANGGFFSLGAFSISPDHQRLAYSVDASGDEVYTLFVKELSNDRVSELEFEDCDGSMTWANDSLTLFFGVLDDTHRPHKLFRYRLDGTAAEEVFHEPDGRFFLHCYRASSEQQLLLSLGSKTTSEVWALDANQPHLPFSCLAPRVEDHEYDVDHGLLDGVWTWFIRTNRDGINFALYQAPDTGVPPSEADWQNLIPHNEEVMLDGVSLNEEAMTLSLREGGLPIIEVHPQGQASYRVQLPDAAYSLHVQNSLEFESDRIRLRYEALNRPAQVRQLILASGEQTVLKETPVLGQFDADAYVSQRLWATAPDGTQVPISLVMKREMVGKPVPLYLYGYGAYGSSLDPWFSHARLSLLDRGMAFAIAHVRGGGELGEAWYRAGKQEHKHNTFSDFIACAEFLILNGITTAEKLAISGGSAGGLLIGAVLNQRPDLFGVAIAEVPFVDVLNTMLDPELPLTVTEYDEWGNPEEPDVYDRIKAYAPYENVTAQAYPPLLVIAGYNDSRVQYWEAAKWVAKLRATKTDDNVLLLKTELGAGHGGMSGRYQGLRDVALEYAFVFKVLQIA is encoded by the coding sequence ATGCCCGAATCCGCCAATGTCATGACTGCCCCGATTGCCCACCGGGCGCCCGGCGCCGACCCGTATGCCTGGCTGCAGGAGCGCGACACCGAAGCGGTGCTCGACTACCTCAAGGCTGAAAACGCTTATCAGGAAGCGCAAACCGCCGATCAGGCCGAACTGCGCGAAAGCCTGTTCAATGAGATCAAGGGGCGGATTCTCGAGACTGATCTGTCCCTGCCCTCGCCTTGGGGCCCGTATCTGTATTACACGCGCACCACCGCCGGTGACGAATACGCCCGGCACTACCGCTGCCCGCGTTCTGCCGACGACAGCCTGACCCTCGACGAAAGCCGCGAACAATTGCTGCTCGATCCGAATGCGCTGGCCAATGGCGGCTTCTTCTCGCTCGGTGCTTTCAGCATCAGCCCCGATCACCAGCGCCTGGCCTACAGCGTCGATGCTTCCGGCGACGAGGTCTACACGCTGTTCGTCAAGGAGCTGTCCAACGACAGGGTCAGCGAACTGGAATTCGAGGACTGCGACGGCAGCATGACCTGGGCCAACGACAGCCTGACCCTGTTTTTCGGTGTACTCGACGACACCCATCGCCCGCATAAACTGTTCCGCTATCGCCTCGATGGCACTGCCGCCGAAGAGGTTTTTCACGAGCCGGACGGGCGGTTCTTCCTCCATTGCTACCGCGCCAGCTCCGAACAGCAATTGCTGCTGTCGCTGGGCAGCAAGACCACCAGTGAAGTCTGGGCGCTGGACGCCAATCAGCCACATCTGCCATTCAGCTGCCTGGCGCCACGGGTCGAAGATCACGAATACGACGTCGACCACGGCCTGCTCGATGGCGTCTGGACCTGGTTTATCCGCACCAACCGCGACGGCATCAACTTCGCCCTGTATCAGGCCCCGGACACTGGCGTGCCGCCGAGCGAAGCCGACTGGCAGAACCTTATCCCGCACAACGAAGAAGTGATGCTCGACGGCGTCAGCCTCAACGAAGAGGCGATGACCTTGAGCCTGCGCGAAGGTGGCCTGCCGATCATCGAGGTTCACCCGCAGGGCCAGGCGTCGTATCGCGTGCAGTTGCCCGATGCGGCCTACAGTCTGCATGTGCAAAACAGCCTGGAATTCGAGAGCGATCGCATTCGCTTGCGCTACGAAGCGTTGAATCGCCCGGCCCAGGTGCGCCAGTTGATCCTCGCCAGCGGCGAGCAAACGGTGCTCAAGGAAACTCCGGTACTCGGCCAATTTGATGCCGACGCCTATGTCAGCCAGCGTCTATGGGCCACCGCCCCCGACGGCACGCAGGTGCCGATCAGTCTGGTGATGAAGCGCGAGATGGTCGGTAAACCGGTGCCGCTGTATCTGTACGGTTACGGCGCCTACGGTTCCAGCCTCGATCCATGGTTTTCCCACGCACGACTGAGCCTGCTCGATCGCGGCATGGCATTCGCCATCGCTCACGTACGCGGTGGTGGTGAATTGGGCGAAGCCTGGTATCGCGCCGGCAAGCAGGAACACAAACACAACACCTTCAGCGACTTTATCGCCTGCGCCGAGTTTCTGATCCTCAACGGCATCACCACGGCGGAGAAACTGGCGATCAGTGGCGGCAGCGCCGGTGGTTTGCTGATCGGCGCGGTGCTCAACCAGCGCCCGGACCTGTTCGGCGTGGCGATTGCCGAAGTGCCGTTCGTCGACGTACTCAACACCATGCTCGACCCCGAGCTGCCCCTGACCGTCACCGAATACGACGAATGGGGCAACCCGGAAGAACCGGACGTCTATGATCGGATCAAGGCTTACGCGCCGTACGAAAACGTCACCGCGCAGGCTTATCCGCCACTGCTGGTGATTGCCGGTTACAACGACAGCCGTGTGCAGTATTGGGAAGCGGCCAAGTGGGTGGCGAAATTGCGCGCAACCAAGACCGACGACAACGTGCTGCTGCTCAAGACCGAACTGGGCGCCGGGCATGGCGGCATGAGCGGGCGCTATCAGGGATTACGTGACGTAGCGCTCGAATATGCATTTGTGTTCAAGGTTTTGCAGATTGCCTGA
- a CDS encoding cyclic nucleotide-binding domain-containing protein, whose amino-acid sequence MSEPTFLNNEIRDWLMDCGLFDQLQLADFAAASGYFSISTVAEGEAIFREGDAGSFMCIIHTGQVAVQKTGADGQVITMATLRSGRAFGEMAVLDGERRSATCIAASNCQLLNLGKDSLEKMLNDAPKIAAKIIRALAVSLSKRLRMADGQLAAQQV is encoded by the coding sequence ATGTCCGAACCGACCTTTCTGAACAACGAAATCCGCGACTGGCTGATGGACTGTGGCCTGTTCGATCAATTGCAACTGGCCGACTTTGCGGCCGCTTCCGGTTACTTCAGCATCAGCACCGTAGCTGAGGGCGAGGCGATTTTTCGCGAGGGTGATGCCGGCAGTTTCATGTGCATCATCCACACCGGCCAGGTCGCTGTGCAGAAAACCGGCGCTGACGGCCAGGTGATCACCATGGCCACCCTGCGCAGCGGCCGGGCCTTCGGTGAAATGGCCGTGCTTGATGGCGAACGCCGTTCGGCCACATGCATCGCGGCGAGCAATTGTCAGTTGCTCAACCTGGGCAAGGACTCGCTGGAGAAAATGCTCAACGACGCACCGAAAATCGCCGCAAAAATCATCCGCGCCCTCGCCGTCTCGCTGTCCAAACGCCTGCGCATGGCCGACGGCCAACTCGCCGCACAACAGGTTTAA